Proteins from a genomic interval of Leifsonia shinshuensis:
- a CDS encoding carbohydrate ABC transporter permease encodes MSATRTRVLHWIATHSLLIALCVIVLFPIGFVFLTSVMSPSQTLTASFWPNPWTWNNYIQVFTTSPVWLWAGNSFIYAAGATVFMLLSSVPAAYVLAKVRFRGSGLVFMLFIVAMVLPPQITVVPVYLMWAKMGFTGSLLPLVLPNLLGDAFSIFLLRQFFLTIPNDYLEAARLDGCGDWRALLRVIVPMARPGIAAAALFVFVRAWNDYFGPLLYTSENQSAWTLSFGLGTFKGTHGTDWGATMALTIVATLPIVIVFFLAQRTFVQGVTMTGVKG; translated from the coding sequence ATGAGCGCCACCCGGACGCGGGTCCTGCACTGGATCGCCACCCATTCGCTGCTGATCGCCCTGTGCGTGATCGTTCTCTTCCCCATCGGGTTCGTCTTCCTCACCTCGGTGATGAGTCCGAGCCAGACGCTGACCGCGAGCTTCTGGCCCAACCCGTGGACGTGGAACAACTACATCCAGGTGTTCACCACGTCCCCGGTCTGGCTCTGGGCCGGCAACTCGTTCATCTACGCGGCCGGCGCGACCGTGTTCATGCTGCTCTCGTCGGTGCCCGCCGCGTACGTGCTGGCGAAGGTCCGGTTCCGCGGCAGCGGGCTCGTCTTCATGCTCTTCATCGTCGCGATGGTCCTGCCTCCGCAGATCACGGTCGTCCCGGTGTATCTGATGTGGGCGAAGATGGGCTTCACCGGCTCGCTGCTCCCCCTCGTGCTCCCGAACCTGCTCGGTGACGCGTTCTCGATCTTCCTCCTTCGGCAGTTCTTCCTGACCATCCCGAACGACTATCTGGAGGCCGCGCGGCTGGACGGCTGCGGCGACTGGCGGGCGCTCCTTCGCGTCATCGTCCCGATGGCGAGACCGGGGATCGCCGCCGCCGCGCTCTTCGTCTTCGTGCGCGCCTGGAACGACTACTTCGGGCCGTTGCTCTACACCTCGGAGAATCAGTCCGCCTGGACGCTCTCCTTCGGTCTCGGCACGTTCAAGGGAACGCACGGGACGGACTGGGGCGCCACGATGGCGCTCACCATCGTGGCGACGCTGCCCATCGTGATCGTGTTCTTCCTCGCCCAGCGCACCTTCGTCCAGGGCGTGACGATGACCGGCGTCAAGGGATAG
- a CDS encoding sugar phosphate isomerase/epimerase family protein — translation MPTTSVQMYSLRHSADVDLERTVARAREIGYENIEPYGFVENVETYERALSASGVRAPSGHAPVIDSADPSAAFDAAKRLGMQIVIDPFVPEHRWRTADDAKRLADRVNELAVLAHAHELTFGYHNHQWEFANTVDGRPVFELFVDGLAPEVVLEVDTFWVTVGGADAPALLRAHEDRVVAIHVKDGRVAPDILAGLSSEDPRHAAETLEFVFQHQTPAGQGDLDVKAILAAAPRALRVVEFDTYRGDVFEGIAQSLSWLGRNDLDG, via the coding sequence ATGCCCACCACGTCTGTACAGATGTACTCCCTGCGCCACAGCGCCGACGTCGACCTCGAACGCACCGTCGCCCGCGCCCGCGAGATCGGCTACGAGAACATCGAGCCGTACGGATTCGTCGAGAACGTCGAAACCTACGAGCGCGCCCTTTCCGCGAGCGGTGTGCGGGCGCCTTCGGGCCACGCCCCCGTCATCGACTCCGCGGATCCGAGCGCCGCCTTCGACGCCGCCAAGCGGCTCGGGATGCAGATCGTGATCGACCCGTTCGTGCCCGAACATCGCTGGCGCACCGCTGACGACGCCAAGAGACTCGCGGACCGCGTCAACGAGTTGGCCGTGCTCGCGCACGCCCACGAACTCACGTTCGGGTACCACAACCACCAGTGGGAGTTCGCGAACACGGTGGACGGGCGACCGGTCTTCGAGCTCTTCGTCGACGGCCTCGCGCCGGAGGTCGTCCTCGAGGTCGACACGTTCTGGGTCACCGTCGGGGGCGCCGACGCCCCGGCGTTGCTCAGAGCTCACGAAGACCGGGTGGTCGCGATCCATGTCAAGGACGGCAGAGTCGCCCCTGACATCCTCGCCGGCCTGTCCTCCGAGGACCCCCGGCATGCCGCCGAAACGCTCGAGTTCGTCTTCCAGCACCAGACCCCGGCAGGACAGGGCGACCTCGACGTGAAGGCGATCCTCGCCGCGGCGCCGCGGGCTCTCCGTGTCGTCGAATTCGACACCTACCGCGGCGACGTCTTCGAGGGCATCGCTCAGTCTTTGTCCTGGCTCGGTCGGAACGACCTCGACGGGTGA